In Lodderomyces elongisporus chromosome 2, complete sequence, the following proteins share a genomic window:
- the DAL4_1 gene encoding Allantoin permease, whose protein sequence is MKSEEKESSTVTNARYSGSDQIDNTSVEDISNSEQNSIWSRIVKFLEVQPRGELTTAQMFLYNHDLRPVEEKRRLWSWYNYVFFWVADSFNINTWQIAATGMQAPSNMNWWMTWLSVWLGYFLCGIFVSIGARVGIQYHISFPVAVRSSFGIYGSLWPVINRVFMSCIWFAVQTAVAGPTFQLMLHAIFGKSLPNKIHNTISDPDLTTYQFLGIFLFWLFQLPFIWFPPHKIRHLFTVKAYVAPIAGFGFLIWTLVKCNGLGSVMHQKSGLQGGELGWAFVESTMNALANFATLIVNAPDFARFANKPSFGMKYLVYTISIPICFSITSLIGILVTSAAENKYGETYWSPLDVLGRFLDNYTSGNRAGVFFISAAFALAQLGTNISANSLSFGTDCSAILPRFINIRRGGYLCAFLALAICPWKLISSSSRFTTYLSAYSVFLSSIAGVVACDYYYVRRGYLKLSHLYSADLPGQEDSISSTKNTTIRSMYAYNKIGCNWRAYLAYICGILPNIVGFVGATGTHTVPIGATEVYRLNFFMGFCSAFIVYAILCYFFPVEIGIERTGPFEKGWYEECPDVEFFEEELVGHEIQSQDSVIDDNDLSLTFSKSPREKEHDNGNENVSKLRKVFFH, encoded by the coding sequence ATGAAGagtgaagaaaaggaatCAAGTACCGTGACCAATGCCAGGTACTCAGGCTCAGATCAAATAGACAACACTTCTGTTGAAGACATCTCCAATTCAGAACAAAACTCAATATGGCTGAGGATAGTTAAGTTCCTTGAAGTACAGCCCCGTGGCGAGTTGACCACTGCTCAAATGTTCCTTTATAACCACGATTTACGACCAGTGgaggagaaaagaagactATGGTCATGGTATAACTATGTGTTTTTCTGGGTAGCTGACTCATTCAACATCAATACTTGGCAAATTGCTGCAACTGGTATGCAAGCGCCGCTGAACATGAACTGGTGGATGACTTGGCTCTCGGTATGGTTAGGTTACTTCCTTTGTGGTATATTTGTCAGTATTGGTGCTAGAGTAGGTATTCAATATCATATCTCATTCCCCGTTGCCGTGAGATCATCCTTTGGTATATACGGTTCATTGTGGCCAGTGATCAATCGTGTGTTTATGTCATGTATTTGGTTTGCCGTACAAACAGCAGTGGCTGGTCCAACTTTCCAATTGATGTTGCATGCTATATTTGGTAAAAGCTTACCAAACAAGATCCACAATACGATTTCAGATCCAGACTTGACAACTTATCAGTTTTTGGGCATattcttgttttggttgtttcAATTGCCATTTATCTGGTTCCCACCACACAAGATTAGACACCTTTTCACAGTAAAAGCATACGTTGCTCCAATTGCTGGATTCGGTTTCTTGATCTGGACTTTGGTCAAATGTAATGGATTGGGAAGTGTTATGCATCAGAAGTCAGGATTACAAGGCGGTGAGTTGGGCTGGGCGTTTGTCGAGTCAACAATGAATGCATTGGCCAATTTCGCCACCTTGATTGTTAACGCACCAGATTTTGCCCGTTTTGCAAATAAGCCATCATTTGGTATGAAGTACTTGGTTTACACCATTTCGATcccaatttgtttttcaatcaCCTCGTTGATTGGTATTTTGGTGACCTCAGCCGCTGAAAACAAGTATGGAGAAACTTATTGGTCACCATTGGATGTTTTGGGCAGATTCTTGGACAATTACACTTCAGGTAACCGTGCAggtgttttctttatctctgCAGCATTTGCCCTTGCACAATTGGGTACAAACATTTCAGCAAACTCATTGTCGTTTGGTACTGACTGTTCAGCCATCTTGCCACGATTCATCAATATCAGAAGAGGTGGATACCTTTGTGCATTTTTGGCATTGGCCATCTGTCCATGGAAGTTGATCTCCTCTTCATCAAGATTCACAACTTATTTGTCTGCATATTCagttttcctttcttcgattgctggtgttgttgcATGTGACTACTACTATGTTAGAAGAGGCTACTTGAAGCTTTCGCACTTGTATTCTGCCGATCTTCCAGGGCAAGAAGATAGCATCAGCAGcacaaaaaacactacGATTAGATCCATGTATGCCTATAACAAGATTGGATGTAATTGGAGAGCATACTTGGCTTATATATGCGGTATCTTGCCAAATATTGTGGGATTTGTTGGTGCTACAGGTACACATACCGTGCCCATTGGTGCTACAGAAGTGTACAGACTCAATTTCTTTATGGGTTTTTGCTCAGCATTTATCGTATACGCAATTCTTTGCTATTTTTTCCCTGTTGAGATTGGAATTGAAAGAACCGGTCCATTTGAGAAAGGATGGTACGAAGAATGTCCCGATGTCGAGttttttgaagaagaattggTGGGACATGAAATCCAACTGCAGGATAGTGTTATTGACGATAACGATTTAAGTTTAACATTTTCAAAGTCaccaagagaaaaagaacatgaCAATGGCAATGAAAATGTTAGCAAGCTCAGAAAAGTATTCTTTCATTGA